From Burkholderia pseudomultivorans, the proteins below share one genomic window:
- a CDS encoding porin yields MKRTDKAIALAGIAIGMVAAHAQAQSSVTLYGVVDSGITYTNNQNGHAAWQATGGNEQGTRFGLLGKEDLGGGTRAVFRLENGFNIESGAASQGGRLFGRRAYVGLEDDRWGTVTMGRQYNAAQEVLEPLQIGATTALTQYALHPFDTDDLNNTFRTNNSVQYQTPAWYGLRAIGLYGFSNSASFAQNRVWSIGTSYENGPLQLGAAYVRVDHPAIDTTGAAASDNYYTFIKGVTRQQIWGAGGAYAWGAATFGLLYTSSLFNLQTGGSTRFNNYEGSVRYLVTPALQLALGETYTQVLASQGPKPSAHYLQTSAGVQYFLSKRTDVYVNAFYQRASSNTVAAIEGISNPSSTRTQIVAVTGIRHKF; encoded by the coding sequence ATGAAACGGACGGACAAGGCAATCGCGCTGGCAGGCATCGCGATCGGGATGGTGGCCGCGCACGCGCAGGCGCAATCGAGCGTGACGCTGTACGGCGTCGTCGATTCGGGGATCACCTACACGAACAACCAGAACGGCCACGCCGCGTGGCAGGCGACCGGCGGCAACGAGCAGGGCACGCGCTTCGGGCTGCTCGGCAAGGAAGACCTCGGCGGCGGCACGCGCGCGGTGTTCCGGCTCGAGAACGGCTTCAACATCGAGTCGGGCGCGGCGAGCCAGGGCGGGCGGCTGTTCGGACGCCGCGCATACGTGGGGCTGGAGGACGACCGCTGGGGCACGGTGACGATGGGCCGCCAGTACAACGCGGCGCAGGAAGTGCTGGAGCCGCTGCAGATCGGCGCGACCACCGCGCTCACGCAGTACGCGCTGCATCCGTTCGACACCGACGACCTGAACAACACGTTCCGCACCAACAACTCGGTGCAGTACCAGACGCCCGCCTGGTACGGTCTGCGCGCGATCGGCCTGTACGGGTTCTCGAACTCGGCATCGTTTGCGCAGAACCGCGTGTGGAGCATCGGCACGAGCTACGAGAACGGGCCGCTGCAACTCGGCGCGGCCTACGTGCGCGTCGATCATCCGGCCATCGACACGACTGGCGCGGCCGCGTCCGACAACTACTACACGTTCATCAAGGGCGTGACGCGCCAGCAGATCTGGGGTGCGGGCGGCGCGTACGCGTGGGGCGCCGCGACCTTCGGGCTGTTGTACACGAGTTCGCTGTTCAACCTGCAGACGGGCGGCTCGACGCGCTTCAACAACTACGAGGGCAGCGTGCGCTACCTCGTGACGCCAGCGCTGCAACTGGCGCTCGGCGAGACCTACACGCAGGTGCTCGCGTCGCAGGGACCGAAGCCGAGCGCGCACTACCTGCAGACGAGCGCGGGCGTGCAGTACTTCCTGTCGAAGCGCACCGACGTCTACGTGAACGCGTTCTACCAGCGCGCGTCGTCGAACACGGTGGCCGCGATCGAAGGGATCTCGAATCCGTCGAGCACGCGCACGCAGATCGTCGCGGTGACGGGCATCCGCCACAAGTTCTGA
- a CDS encoding IclR family transcriptional regulator encodes MTTYIVDAVDSALKLLTYVAEHPNLGVTELASQLGINKSRTYRMLCTLELHRFVVQDPRTSTYALGPQAFVIGVAASQQNALVRAAHRHMLALNQAINETIVLRVREGLESVCVARCETTHAVRTVGAVGNRRPIHFGASGKVLLAFAPDAVRDDYLAQLRKTGRADDAPKLAGELDAVARKGYAVSSGEVTPGAVGIAVPVRDLTGATVASVSVTGPEVRVSHADIPDYLERLQACSHAISAELGYVPARAALQPA; translated from the coding sequence ATGACGACCTACATCGTCGACGCCGTCGACAGCGCGCTCAAACTGCTGACCTACGTGGCCGAGCATCCGAATCTCGGCGTCACCGAACTCGCGTCGCAACTCGGCATCAACAAGTCGCGCACGTACCGGATGCTGTGCACGCTCGAGCTGCATCGCTTCGTCGTGCAGGACCCGCGCACGTCCACCTATGCGCTCGGCCCGCAGGCGTTCGTGATCGGCGTGGCCGCCTCGCAGCAGAATGCGCTCGTGCGCGCCGCGCATCGGCACATGCTCGCGCTCAACCAGGCGATCAACGAGACCATCGTGCTGCGCGTGCGCGAAGGGCTCGAATCGGTGTGCGTCGCGCGCTGCGAGACGACGCACGCGGTGCGCACGGTCGGCGCGGTCGGTAACCGCCGGCCGATCCACTTCGGCGCATCGGGCAAGGTGCTGCTCGCGTTCGCGCCCGACGCGGTGCGCGACGACTATCTCGCGCAGCTGCGCAAGACCGGGCGCGCGGACGACGCACCGAAGCTCGCCGGCGAGCTCGACGCGGTCGCGCGCAAAGGCTATGCGGTGAGCAGCGGCGAGGTGACGCCCGGCGCGGTCGGGATCGCGGTGCCGGTGCGCGACCTGACGGGTGCGACGGTCGCGTCGGTCAGCGTGACGGGCCCCGAAGTGCGCGTGAGCCACGCCGACATCCCCGACTATCTCGAACGCCTCCAGGCGTGCAGTCACGCGATT
- a CDS encoding N-formylglutamate amidohydrolase, translating to MLTFNCNNASGGALPACFVAAPSAPALPIVVDSPHSGIAYPPDFAPVAPDGAIRTSWDAFVDALWAGAPARGATLIGATFPRAYIDPNRAATDIDATLLAEPWPEPLAPQPYTLRGMGLIRRDALPGVPLYDRKLSLAEVRHRIDAYYLPYRRALAGAAEPLHAAHGALWHIDCHSMKSRGNAMNVDAGALRPDVVVSDRRGTSADPAFTAWTAQWFARAGYRVQVNDPYQGGDLLTALADPARQRHSIQIEFNRALYMDEAAFTQHAGFATLKRSVDAYLDALADYVRARIAPQGDLA from the coding sequence ATGCTGACGTTTAATTGCAACAACGCGAGCGGCGGCGCACTGCCTGCCTGTTTCGTCGCCGCGCCGAGCGCGCCCGCGCTGCCGATCGTCGTCGACTCGCCGCACAGCGGCATCGCGTATCCGCCCGATTTCGCCCCGGTCGCGCCGGACGGCGCGATCCGCACGAGCTGGGACGCGTTCGTCGACGCGCTGTGGGCCGGCGCGCCCGCGCGCGGCGCCACGCTGATCGGCGCGACGTTTCCGCGCGCCTACATCGACCCGAACCGCGCGGCGACCGACATCGATGCGACGCTGCTGGCCGAGCCGTGGCCCGAGCCGCTGGCGCCGCAGCCGTACACGCTGCGCGGGATGGGGCTGATCCGGCGCGACGCGCTGCCGGGCGTGCCGCTCTACGACCGCAAGCTGTCGCTCGCCGAAGTGCGCCACCGCATCGACGCGTACTACCTGCCCTACCGTCGCGCGCTCGCCGGCGCGGCCGAGCCGCTGCATGCGGCGCACGGCGCGCTGTGGCACATCGACTGCCATTCGATGAAATCGCGCGGCAACGCGATGAACGTCGACGCGGGCGCGCTGCGGCCGGACGTCGTCGTCAGCGACCGGCGCGGCACGAGCGCCGATCCCGCGTTCACCGCGTGGACCGCGCAGTGGTTCGCACGCGCCGGCTATCGCGTGCAGGTCAACGATCCGTACCAGGGCGGCGACCTGCTGACCGCGCTCGCCGATCCGGCGCGGCAGCGGCACAGCATCCAGATCGAATTCAATCGCGCGCTCTACATGGACGAAGCCGCCTTCACGCAGCACGCGGGCTTCGCCACGCTGAAGCGCTCGGTCGACGCGTACCTCGACGCGCTCGCCGACTACGTGCGCGCGCGCATCGCGCCGCAGGGAGACCTCGCATGA
- a CDS encoding DMT family transporter, with protein sequence MDHLFIGLVLGSALLHAIWNAFLHVSEDRLVQLGTMSLPYLAFGAAGAALLPAPARAAWPYIAASAALEVAYCFTLARAYRSGEFGQIYPIARGISPLLVSVLALAILHERPTPLGFVGIALVSFGIMSLALRRGLRFSGEGVPFALLTGVFIAAYSICDGIGARVSGSALGYIAWVYVLWSVPQFVLVGALRGGPRAVLGSRTALRQGAIAGTISLAAYGIVILAYRHLPVGTVSALRETSSIFAVAIGWLVMRERPGAQRLVACALVVAGAALIRL encoded by the coding sequence ATGGACCACCTCTTCATCGGCCTCGTGCTGGGTTCCGCGTTGCTGCACGCGATCTGGAATGCGTTCCTGCACGTCAGCGAAGACCGGCTCGTCCAGCTCGGCACGATGTCGCTGCCGTATCTCGCGTTCGGCGCGGCCGGCGCCGCGCTGCTGCCCGCGCCGGCGCGAGCCGCGTGGCCGTATATCGCCGCGTCGGCGGCGCTCGAGGTCGCGTACTGCTTCACGCTCGCACGCGCCTACCGCAGCGGCGAGTTCGGGCAGATCTATCCGATCGCGCGCGGCATCTCGCCGCTGCTCGTCTCGGTGCTGGCGCTCGCGATACTGCACGAGCGGCCGACGCCGCTCGGCTTCGTCGGCATCGCGCTGGTGTCGTTCGGCATCATGTCGCTCGCGCTGCGGCGCGGATTGCGGTTTTCCGGCGAAGGCGTGCCGTTTGCGCTGCTCACGGGCGTGTTCATCGCCGCGTATTCGATCTGCGACGGCATCGGCGCGCGCGTGTCCGGCAGCGCGCTCGGCTATATCGCATGGGTGTACGTGCTGTGGAGCGTGCCGCAATTCGTCCTGGTCGGTGCGCTGCGCGGCGGGCCGCGCGCGGTGCTCGGCTCGCGCACCGCGCTGCGGCAAGGCGCGATCGCCGGCACGATCTCGCTCGCCGCGTACGGGATCGTGATCCTCGCGTACCGGCACCTGCCGGTCGGCACGGTATCGGCGCTGCGCGAGACCAGCTCGATCTTCGCCGTCGCGATCGGCTGGCTCGTGATGCGCGAGCGGCCCGGCGCGCAGCGGCTCGTCGCATGCGCGCTGGTGGTGGCGGGTGCGGCGCTGATCCGGCTGTAG
- the selD gene encoding selenide, water dikinase SelD, whose protein sequence is MTEATQAPPAVPRLTSLSHGGGCGCKIAPGVLSELLKRATPPALFPDLLVGTETSDDAAVYRLNDEQAIVATTDFFMPIVDDPYDFGRIAATNALSDVYAMGGKPILALALVGMPINVLPHETIAAVLRGGEAVCADAGIPVAGGHSIDSVEPIYGLAAIGVVHPSRVKRNAAARAGDVLVLGKPLGVGVLSAALKKNQLDDAGYAQMVATTTKLNRPGAELAALPGVHALTDVTGFGLLGHTLELARGAGLTARVHYASLPWLAGVETFVADGVFTGASGRNWAAYGADVRLADGLPPVAQALLTDPQTSGGLLVACTPDAVDDVLACFRADGFDRAAVIGEMTDGPARVDVA, encoded by the coding sequence ATGACCGAAGCCACCCAAGCCCCGCCCGCCGTTCCGCGCCTCACGAGCCTGTCGCATGGCGGCGGCTGCGGCTGCAAGATCGCGCCGGGCGTGCTGTCCGAGTTGCTGAAGCGCGCGACGCCGCCCGCGCTGTTTCCGGACCTGCTGGTCGGCACCGAGACGTCCGACGATGCGGCCGTGTACCGTCTGAACGACGAGCAGGCGATCGTCGCGACGACCGATTTCTTCATGCCGATCGTCGACGATCCGTACGACTTCGGCCGCATTGCGGCGACCAATGCGCTGTCCGACGTCTATGCGATGGGCGGCAAGCCGATCCTCGCGCTCGCGCTGGTCGGGATGCCGATCAACGTGCTGCCGCACGAGACGATCGCGGCCGTGCTGCGCGGCGGCGAAGCGGTGTGCGCGGACGCCGGCATTCCGGTCGCGGGCGGTCATTCGATCGACTCGGTCGAACCGATCTACGGGCTGGCGGCGATCGGCGTCGTGCACCCGTCGCGCGTGAAGCGCAACGCGGCCGCGCGCGCGGGCGACGTGCTCGTGCTCGGCAAGCCGCTCGGCGTCGGCGTGCTGTCGGCGGCGCTGAAGAAGAACCAGCTCGACGACGCCGGCTACGCACAGATGGTCGCGACGACCACCAAGCTGAACCGGCCGGGCGCCGAGCTTGCCGCACTGCCGGGCGTGCATGCGCTGACCGACGTGACGGGCTTCGGGCTGCTCGGCCATACGCTCGAACTGGCGCGCGGCGCAGGGCTGACCGCGCGCGTGCACTACGCATCGCTGCCGTGGCTCGCGGGCGTCGAGACGTTCGTTGCCGATGGCGTGTTCACCGGCGCGTCGGGGCGCAACTGGGCCGCGTACGGCGCGGACGTGCGGCTGGCGGACGGTTTGCCGCCCGTCGCGCAGGCGCTGCTGACCGACCCGCAGACCTCGGGCGGCCTGCTCGTCGCGTGCACGCCCGACGCGGTCGACGACGTGCTGGCCTGCTTCCGCGCGGACGGCTTCGACCGCGCGGCCGTGATCGGCGAGATGACGGACGGCCCCGCGCGCGTCGACGTGGCCTGA